From a single Planctellipticum variicoloris genomic region:
- the pilM gene encoding type IV pilus assembly protein PilM, with translation MAENQAVWGIEIGQAGLKAIKLQYAETAGQVLATAFDYVPHPKLLSQPDASPDELIAQALETFLSRNKVAGDTIAVSLPGQTALAKFIQLPPVESSKLAQIVGFEARQQIPYPLEEVIWDYQPIGAAGVEESGFLLDAEVGLFAMKRIDVEHHLRPFLSRKIEVELVQIAPLALHNFLCYDRMGIRLGEDAEPREDYTIVLDMGADTTTLLVTNGKKIWIRNVPLGGNHFTRALTREMKLTFAKAEHLKCNATKSPDPRAVFQALRPVFTDFVSEIQRSIGFFSSVNRSAKIGRVVGVGNGFKLAGLQKFLQQNLQYEVDRVDHFQALVGDQVLAAPLFQDNLLTFAVPYGLALQGLKLTDIHTSLLPPEIMLARKIRRKKPWAVAAAATLLAGLSASIAGYGNVQASVSPALYGGAETAASDLAGKASKLKADFGAMESANTAIKAKGDALAGSLKTRELWLEVYKAINDCLPRDVGTDLDQTDITKQKRISLNSITCKRYPDLSTWFNDPRQINDSAKLMMSNADRATAPSGIGYVFTLEGVHYHDDGNPATGQGTGFIRHYFLSNLQKWKVKPDGSNLETPVGQIGISHATITYTPPPMDVPYSPSGRPITGGGFGTPGAAFGGPGGGFGTPGGGFPGAMPEGALAGAPGGPGAFGAGRRPVYREEDKGSEDIKLIKQNVFTIQFAWKPTPAADRPEEAPAAATPEATGEQPAATEETPGEAVPGVGVAVPKAPATGRPGMGMPGGGGFGPAGAH, from the coding sequence ATGGCTGAAAACCAGGCAGTCTGGGGCATTGAGATCGGTCAAGCCGGGCTGAAGGCGATCAAGCTTCAGTATGCGGAGACCGCTGGCCAGGTACTCGCAACCGCCTTTGATTACGTCCCGCATCCCAAGCTGCTCAGCCAGCCGGATGCTTCGCCGGACGAACTGATCGCTCAGGCTCTCGAAACGTTTCTTTCTCGCAACAAGGTCGCCGGCGATACGATCGCCGTCAGCCTGCCCGGCCAGACCGCGCTGGCCAAGTTCATTCAACTGCCCCCCGTCGAGTCGTCCAAGCTCGCCCAGATCGTCGGCTTCGAAGCCCGTCAGCAGATCCCTTATCCGCTGGAAGAGGTGATCTGGGATTATCAGCCGATCGGCGCCGCCGGCGTGGAAGAGAGCGGTTTTCTGCTGGACGCCGAAGTCGGCCTCTTCGCGATGAAACGGATCGACGTCGAGCACCATCTCCGTCCGTTCCTCTCCCGCAAAATTGAAGTCGAGCTGGTACAGATCGCGCCGCTCGCTCTGCACAACTTCCTCTGCTACGACCGGATGGGAATTCGTCTTGGCGAAGACGCCGAACCCCGCGAAGACTACACAATCGTCCTCGATATGGGCGCCGACACCACCACGCTCCTGGTGACCAACGGCAAGAAAATCTGGATCCGCAACGTTCCGCTCGGCGGCAACCACTTCACCCGGGCGTTGACCCGCGAGATGAAGCTGACGTTTGCAAAGGCCGAGCACCTCAAGTGCAACGCAACCAAGTCTCCCGACCCGCGGGCCGTCTTCCAGGCGCTGCGGCCGGTCTTTACCGATTTCGTGTCGGAAATCCAGCGGTCGATCGGCTTCTTCTCCAGCGTCAATCGCTCGGCGAAGATCGGCCGGGTGGTCGGTGTCGGCAACGGATTTAAGCTGGCCGGTCTGCAGAAGTTCCTGCAGCAGAATCTGCAGTACGAAGTCGACCGCGTGGATCACTTCCAGGCGCTGGTCGGCGATCAGGTGCTGGCGGCGCCGCTGTTCCAGGACAACCTGCTGACGTTTGCGGTGCCCTACGGTCTGGCGCTGCAGGGTTTGAAGCTGACGGACATCCACACGTCGCTGCTGCCGCCGGAAATCATGCTGGCCCGCAAGATCCGCCGCAAGAAGCCGTGGGCGGTGGCGGCTGCGGCCACGCTGCTGGCCGGGCTCTCCGCATCCATCGCGGGCTACGGCAATGTGCAGGCATCGGTCAGTCCCGCCTTGTATGGCGGCGCGGAGACCGCGGCGAGCGATCTTGCCGGCAAAGCCAGCAAGCTGAAGGCAGACTTCGGCGCTATGGAAAGCGCGAATACAGCGATCAAGGCCAAAGGCGACGCGCTGGCCGGTTCGCTCAAGACCCGCGAGCTGTGGCTGGAAGTCTACAAGGCGATCAACGACTGCCTGCCGCGCGATGTCGGGACCGACCTGGATCAGACCGACATCACGAAGCAGAAACGGATCTCGCTCAACAGCATTACCTGTAAGCGCTATCCGGACCTGTCGACGTGGTTCAATGATCCCCGGCAGATCAACGACAGCGCCAAGCTGATGATGTCGAACGCCGATCGAGCGACCGCCCCCAGCGGAATCGGTTACGTCTTCACGCTGGAGGGGGTGCATTATCACGACGACGGAAATCCGGCGACTGGGCAGGGGACGGGCTTTATCAGGCACTATTTCCTGAGCAATCTGCAGAAGTGGAAAGTGAAGCCGGACGGGAGCAATCTCGAGACGCCGGTCGGACAGATCGGCATCAGTCATGCGACGATCACCTATACGCCGCCGCCGATGGACGTTCCCTATTCGCCGTCCGGTCGTCCGATCACCGGTGGAGGGTTCGGGACGCCGGGGGCCGCATTTGGCGGGCCGGGGGGGGGATTCGGAACGCCGGGCGGCGGATTTCCGGGGGCCATGCCGGAGGGAGCCCTGGCGGGAGCGCCGGGAGGTCCCGGAGCGTTTGGAGCCGGCAGGCGTCCGGTGTATCGCGAAGAGGACAAGGGGTCTGAAGACATCAAGCTGATCAAGCAGAACGTGTTTACAATTCAGTTTGCCTGGAAGCCGACTCCCGCCGCGGATCGACCTGAGGAAGCCCCGGCAGCCGCAACTCCCGAGGCGACCGGCGAACAACCTGCGGCGACCGAAGAGACGCCGGGAGAAGCCGTGCCGGGTGTGGGGGTGGCTGTGCCTAAGGCTCCCGCCACGGGCCGACCGGGGATGGGAATGCCTGGCGGCGGCGGTTTTGGACCGGCCGGAGCGCATTAG
- a CDS encoding DUF1549 and DUF1553 domain-containing protein, with protein MPSNFWLLLCLGIAVAGGECAAADDELRVLPGKVSLDGPHASAQIVVLELRDGAWCDVTRESRWANDGSLVRIDDRGLVLPITDGAGVIRLTVGERTAELPVEVKRRSNPALLDFERDVQPIMTRFACNSGPCHGKQRGQNGFQLSLLGFDNDFDFDSLTKEARGRRIFPPVPEQSLLLQKPLGEVPHGGGKRLSPESPDTDVLRRWIREGATRSVAGTPALVSVSVEPPDLVLLRKTSYQLRVTAKYSDGSEQDVTRLASYQSNEAPVVAVDERGLMTAGGALGDTAVMARYLGQLAVCNVVVPHPDAIAPEVFAALPRTSAIDGLVWDRLQKLRVTPSAPAEEHTVLRRLYLDLIGRGPTAAEARTYLEDATADKRQRKIDELLDHPEFAEHWANKWTDLLRPNPYRVGIKATHAFDTWIRDSFRKDKPYDQFVRELLTARGSSFRDGATVLFRDRRSPDELTTIVSQLFLGIRLECAKCHHHPFEVYGQQDFYSFAAYFAKVGRKGTGISTPISGSEEFIFAGTSGSVAHPLTGAVLPPKPLYGAAVEPVEGQDLREALAAWVTSPDNHYFRWAIANRVWADLMGRGLVEPVDDLRATNPPSNPALLEELSRDLQRNGFRLKSLVRSIAMSNVYALSSLPSERNTADYRNFSRHYRQRLRAEVLYDTLSSVLDVEEDFSAAPLGTRAKELWTVRVDSLFLDAFGRQDPNQDPPCERNSDATIVQALHLMNSEELQRRLGKDGGRPAALAASDKTPPELVDEIYLTVYGRFPAEDERQGAATLLGVAAEQRRQAVEDLFWALINTPEFVFED; from the coding sequence ATGCCGTCTAATTTCTGGCTGCTGCTCTGCCTGGGAATCGCCGTCGCCGGTGGTGAATGCGCCGCAGCGGACGATGAATTGCGCGTCCTGCCAGGCAAGGTCTCGCTCGATGGACCTCACGCTTCTGCGCAGATCGTCGTGCTGGAACTCCGGGACGGCGCTTGGTGCGACGTGACCCGGGAATCGCGCTGGGCGAACGACGGCAGTCTGGTGCGAATCGACGATCGAGGACTGGTTCTTCCGATAACCGACGGCGCGGGCGTGATTCGTCTTACCGTCGGCGAGCGGACAGCAGAACTTCCGGTTGAGGTCAAGCGTCGCTCGAATCCTGCGCTCCTGGACTTCGAACGGGACGTGCAACCGATCATGACCCGGTTCGCCTGCAATTCCGGACCGTGCCACGGCAAGCAGCGCGGGCAGAACGGCTTTCAGTTATCACTTCTCGGTTTCGATAACGATTTCGACTTTGATTCGCTGACGAAAGAGGCTCGCGGCCGACGGATCTTCCCGCCGGTTCCGGAGCAGAGTCTGCTTCTGCAGAAGCCGCTCGGGGAAGTGCCGCACGGCGGCGGCAAGCGGCTGTCTCCGGAAAGTCCCGACACGGACGTTCTCCGCCGCTGGATTCGCGAAGGAGCGACCCGCAGCGTGGCCGGAACGCCCGCGCTGGTGTCCGTCAGCGTGGAACCTCCTGATCTTGTCCTGCTGCGGAAGACCTCCTACCAGTTGCGCGTGACGGCGAAGTACAGCGACGGCTCCGAGCAGGATGTGACGCGTCTGGCCTCCTACCAGTCGAACGAAGCGCCGGTCGTCGCCGTTGACGAACGGGGGCTGATGACCGCCGGCGGTGCGCTCGGCGATACGGCGGTGATGGCCCGGTATCTCGGGCAGCTTGCCGTCTGCAACGTGGTCGTGCCCCATCCGGATGCCATCGCGCCGGAAGTCTTTGCCGCACTGCCGCGAACGAGCGCCATTGACGGGCTGGTCTGGGACCGGCTGCAGAAGCTGCGAGTGACCCCTTCCGCTCCGGCGGAAGAGCACACCGTATTGCGCCGCCTCTATCTCGATCTGATCGGCCGCGGCCCGACCGCTGCGGAGGCGCGGACGTATCTCGAAGACGCGACCGCCGACAAACGACAGCGAAAGATCGACGAACTGCTGGACCATCCCGAGTTCGCCGAGCACTGGGCGAATAAGTGGACCGATCTGCTGAGGCCGAACCCCTATCGCGTGGGCATCAAGGCGACTCACGCCTTCGACACCTGGATTCGAGACTCGTTCCGCAAGGACAAACCCTACGATCAGTTCGTGCGGGAGTTGCTGACCGCTCGGGGAAGTTCGTTTCGGGACGGGGCGACAGTTCTGTTCCGCGATCGGCGCAGCCCGGATGAGCTGACGACCATTGTCAGCCAGCTCTTTCTCGGGATTCGCCTGGAATGTGCGAAGTGCCACCACCATCCGTTCGAAGTTTACGGGCAGCAGGACTTCTACAGCTTCGCCGCGTACTTCGCGAAGGTCGGCCGGAAGGGGACGGGAATCTCGACTCCGATTTCGGGCTCCGAAGAATTCATCTTCGCGGGGACGAGCGGCTCTGTCGCCCACCCGCTGACGGGCGCCGTTCTTCCGCCAAAGCCATTGTACGGCGCCGCGGTTGAGCCGGTCGAAGGTCAGGACCTCCGCGAAGCGCTTGCGGCCTGGGTGACTTCGCCCGACAATCACTATTTCCGGTGGGCGATTGCAAACCGGGTCTGGGCCGATCTGATGGGCCGGGGGCTGGTCGAGCCCGTCGATGATCTCCGCGCGACGAATCCCCCGTCAAACCCGGCGCTGCTCGAAGAACTGTCGCGCGATCTGCAGCGGAACGGGTTCCGGCTGAAATCGCTCGTGCGTTCGATTGCGATGTCGAACGTCTATGCGCTCAGTTCGCTTCCGTCGGAGCGGAATACCGCCGACTATCGAAACTTTTCGCGGCATTATCGCCAACGGCTACGGGCCGAGGTGTTGTACGACACGCTGAGCAGCGTCCTGGACGTCGAAGAGGATTTCTCTGCGGCTCCTCTGGGAACGCGGGCCAAGGAGCTGTGGACGGTGCGAGTGGATTCGCTGTTCCTGGACGCCTTCGGGCGGCAGGATCCCAACCAGGATCCCCCCTGCGAACGGAACAGCGACGCCACGATCGTGCAGGCGCTGCACCTGATGAATTCTGAAGAACTGCAGCGGCGACTCGGCAAGGACGGCGGGCGGCCCGCCGCGCTGGCGGCTTCAGACAAGACGCCGCCGGAACTCGTTGATGAGATCTATCTGACCGTTTACGGGCGGTTCCCTGCAGAGGATGAGCGTCAGGGGGCGGCGACTCTGTTGGGGGTCGCGGCCGAACAGCGTCGGCAGGCGGTGGAAGATCTGTTCTGGGCGCTGATCAATACGCCCGAATTTGTGTTTGAGGATTGA
- the cmk gene encoding (d)CMP kinase, translating into MIVTIDGPAGTGKSTVARQLADRLGFEFLNTGAMYRAVALACLRRGVDPAADAAADAVAAQLSIRFAHHRLLLNDEDVTEAIRQPEVSHAASQVAAIPAVRARLVELQRGAAEGIDLVTEGRDQGTVVFPEAECKFFLTASPEERALRRQRELAEQGQDIQLEEILQQQTERDDRDLNRTVAPLKPAIDAEILDTSHMPLAEVLDHLERRVRAVRP; encoded by the coding sequence ATGATTGTGACGATTGATGGCCCCGCAGGCACCGGCAAGAGCACTGTCGCGCGACAGCTCGCCGACCGGCTGGGATTTGAGTTTCTCAATACCGGGGCGATGTATCGCGCCGTAGCACTGGCCTGCCTGCGGCGGGGTGTCGATCCGGCCGCCGACGCCGCTGCCGACGCGGTCGCCGCCCAACTTTCGATTCGCTTTGCCCATCACCGCCTGCTGCTGAATGACGAGGATGTGACCGAGGCGATCCGTCAGCCCGAAGTCAGCCATGCGGCTTCACAGGTCGCGGCAATCCCGGCCGTCCGCGCGCGGCTGGTGGAACTGCAGCGCGGGGCCGCTGAGGGCATCGATCTGGTGACCGAAGGACGGGATCAGGGAACCGTGGTCTTCCCGGAGGCGGAATGCAAATTCTTCCTGACGGCCTCGCCCGAGGAGCGAGCGCTGCGACGCCAGCGGGAACTGGCCGAGCAGGGGCAGGACATCCAATTGGAGGAGATCCTGCAGCAGCAGACGGAGCGCGACGATCGCGACCTGAACCGGACTGTGGCGCCGCTGAAGCCTGCCATCGACGCCGAGATTCTTGACACATCGCACATGCCACTCGCCGAAGTTCTCGACCACCTCGAACGGCGAGTGCGCGCAGTCCGACCGTAA
- a CDS encoding DUF1501 domain-containing protein translates to MSSYLNCAGMRRRNFLQLGLGGLLGGTVFGRLGWSAEGGPSGLPVAAKSCILIWLDGGPTHYETFDPKPLAPAEIRGEFEPIATQTAGVYFSQHMTRLAAISNKIAVIRSICHEQGNHGAGNHYMMTGAPPRIPVGCGSFVSYHPSMGSAVAHNRGHQDGLPAYFSLPSMTRSGGPNFLGAEYAPFVVPDNPNSDNFRVRDVALPGKLTQDRFDQRQQIRGQVDRLVRITDAAAADPVRALDGYYRQGQDLMLSEKAQAAFSIQKESDDVRKRYGRHTFGQRALLSRRLVEAGVPFVVLNEGGWDHHSDLFKSCTKRLPEVDNTVATLIEDLEQRGLLDTTLVVMLGEFGRTPKINKDGGRDHWSNAMSVLMAGGKIPGGQVLGATDRSGYSAVERVLSPENFVASIYRKMGIDPDQILYTPQGRPAHLVSDATIIPELFA, encoded by the coding sequence ATGAGCAGCTATCTCAACTGTGCGGGCATGCGTCGCCGGAATTTCCTCCAGCTTGGCCTGGGGGGACTGCTGGGAGGCACGGTGTTTGGTCGGCTGGGCTGGAGCGCCGAGGGAGGTCCCTCGGGGTTGCCCGTCGCCGCGAAGAGCTGCATCCTGATCTGGCTCGACGGCGGGCCGACGCACTACGAGACTTTCGATCCGAAGCCGCTGGCACCGGCGGAAATTCGCGGCGAGTTTGAGCCGATCGCCACGCAGACGGCGGGAGTTTACTTCTCCCAGCACATGACCCGGCTGGCGGCGATTTCGAACAAGATTGCCGTGATCCGATCGATCTGCCACGAGCAGGGCAACCACGGGGCCGGCAACCACTACATGATGACCGGCGCGCCGCCGAGAATTCCGGTCGGCTGCGGCTCCTTCGTGAGCTATCACCCGAGCATGGGGTCGGCGGTGGCTCACAACCGCGGCCATCAGGACGGTCTGCCGGCGTATTTCTCGCTGCCGTCGATGACGCGCTCGGGCGGACCGAACTTCCTGGGCGCCGAGTACGCTCCGTTCGTCGTGCCGGACAACCCCAACAGCGACAACTTCCGCGTGCGCGACGTCGCATTGCCGGGCAAGCTGACGCAGGATCGCTTCGACCAGCGCCAGCAGATTCGCGGCCAGGTCGATCGTCTCGTGCGAATCACGGACGCCGCCGCAGCCGATCCGGTTCGCGCGCTCGACGGCTATTACCGTCAGGGACAGGACCTGATGCTGTCGGAGAAGGCCCAGGCGGCTTTCAGCATTCAGAAAGAATCGGACGACGTCCGCAAGCGTTATGGCCGTCATACGTTCGGCCAGCGGGCGCTCCTGTCCCGTCGGCTGGTCGAGGCGGGCGTGCCGTTCGTCGTCCTCAACGAAGGGGGCTGGGACCACCACTCGGATCTGTTCAAGAGCTGCACCAAGCGGCTGCCGGAAGTCGACAATACAGTGGCAACGCTGATCGAGGATCTCGAACAGCGCGGACTGCTCGACACCACGCTGGTCGTGATGCTGGGAGAGTTCGGCCGGACGCCGAAAATCAACAAGGACGGCGGCCGCGACCACTGGTCCAATGCCATGTCCGTGCTGATGGCGGGCGGCAAGATCCCCGGCGGCCAGGTGCTGGGCGCCACGGATCGTTCGGGGTACTCGGCCGTCGAACGGGTTCTGTCTCCCGAAAACTTTGTAGCGTCGATCTACCGGAAAATGGGGATCGATCCCGATCAGATTCTGTATACGCCCCAGGGGCGCCCGGCGCACCTGGTGAGCGATGCCACCATCATTCCGGAACTGTTTGCGTAA
- a CDS encoding FdhF/YdeP family oxidoreductase — translation MRRVRTGGGWPALFYTLRKAREVGGIWKLWKAMRSKNACKTCALGMGGQGGGMVNERGAFPEVCKKSLQAMAADMQGAIRSDFWSTYSIAQLQAFTPRELESCGRLVEPVLYEHGSQYYRPISWDEAFERILGRLKTLSADETFWYFSGRSSNEAGFLLQMFARIYGTNNVNNCSFYCHQASGVGLNSVLGTGTATLLLEDVEHADLVFIIGGNPASNHPRLMSTLKHIRRRGGEVIVINPLVETGLVNFSVPSDPISLLFGTKIATQYVQPHIGGDLALLTGIAKRVLELNAHDETFLVQHCDHWPEWKVRLQSVSWDEIYDKSGVGHDEIEAMARSYARAKNVVFTWTMGITHHTHGVQNVEAIANLALLRGMVGRPNAGLLPIRGHSNVQGIGSVGVTPKLKDAIFDRLQSHFGVTLPTTVGLDTLACMEAADRQDLKFGFCLGGNLYGSNPDSAFAKQSLSRLETLVSLNTTLNTGHAWGLAKETIILPVLARDEEPQPTTQESMFNYIRMSDGGPARLQGPKSEVEIIARIARGTLGDNGPVDWQAMQNTSRIREAIAKIVPGFDKIADIDRTKKEFQLDGRTFHTPRFPTANGKAQLQVHDLPVLVGAPEELRLMTIRSEGQFNTVVYEDYDLYRGIDRRDVILIHPNDLQRLGLTDRQRVTITSDTGRMDGIVAVAFEQIRAGNVAMYYPESNVLVPRSSDPRSRTPAFKLIPVRVAASAAVAARPLPVLSR, via the coding sequence ATGAGACGCGTTCGCACCGGGGGCGGCTGGCCGGCCCTCTTCTACACGCTTCGAAAAGCCCGCGAAGTTGGCGGGATTTGGAAGCTCTGGAAGGCGATGCGCTCGAAGAACGCCTGCAAGACCTGTGCGCTGGGCATGGGGGGGCAGGGCGGCGGCATGGTAAACGAGCGCGGGGCCTTCCCCGAAGTCTGTAAAAAGTCGCTGCAGGCGATGGCCGCCGACATGCAGGGCGCCATCCGGTCCGACTTCTGGTCGACCTATTCCATCGCTCAGCTTCAGGCATTCACGCCGCGGGAGCTGGAGTCCTGCGGCCGGCTGGTCGAGCCGGTCCTTTACGAACATGGAAGTCAGTATTACCGGCCGATTTCCTGGGACGAGGCTTTCGAGCGAATTCTCGGGCGACTCAAAACGCTGTCGGCTGACGAGACATTCTGGTACTTCAGCGGCCGCAGCTCGAACGAAGCCGGCTTCCTGCTGCAGATGTTCGCCCGCATCTATGGCACGAACAACGTCAATAACTGCAGTTTCTACTGTCACCAGGCCAGCGGCGTCGGGCTGAACAGCGTGCTGGGAACCGGCACGGCCACGCTGTTGCTGGAAGATGTCGAACACGCCGACCTCGTCTTCATTATCGGCGGCAACCCCGCCAGCAACCATCCGCGGCTGATGAGCACCCTCAAGCACATCCGTCGGCGGGGGGGCGAAGTCATTGTCATCAACCCGCTGGTCGAGACGGGACTGGTCAACTTCAGCGTCCCCAGCGATCCGATCAGCCTGCTGTTCGGGACGAAAATCGCCACCCAATACGTCCAGCCGCACATCGGCGGGGACCTGGCGCTCCTGACGGGCATTGCCAAACGCGTGCTCGAACTGAATGCGCATGACGAGACCTTCCTGGTTCAGCACTGCGATCACTGGCCCGAGTGGAAGGTCCGCCTGCAGTCGGTGAGCTGGGACGAGATCTACGACAAGTCGGGCGTCGGACACGACGAGATCGAAGCGATGGCGCGGAGCTATGCCCGGGCGAAGAATGTTGTCTTCACGTGGACGATGGGCATTACGCACCACACGCACGGCGTGCAGAACGTGGAGGCTATCGCCAACCTGGCGCTGCTGCGGGGCATGGTCGGACGGCCGAACGCCGGGCTGCTGCCGATTCGCGGGCACTCGAATGTGCAGGGGATCGGATCGGTCGGCGTGACCCCCAAGCTGAAGGACGCGATTTTCGACCGGCTGCAGTCGCACTTCGGCGTCACTCTCCCGACGACGGTCGGTCTCGACACGCTGGCCTGCATGGAGGCCGCCGACCGGCAGGACCTCAAGTTCGGCTTCTGCCTCGGCGGAAATCTCTACGGTTCGAACCCCGACTCGGCATTTGCGAAGCAGTCGCTCAGTCGGCTGGAGACGCTCGTCTCGCTGAACACGACGCTCAACACCGGACACGCCTGGGGGCTGGCGAAGGAAACGATCATCCTGCCGGTCCTCGCCCGCGACGAGGAGCCGCAGCCGACCACGCAGGAGTCGATGTTCAATTACATCCGCATGAGCGACGGCGGACCGGCCCGCCTGCAGGGGCCGAAGAGCGAAGTCGAGATCATCGCCCGCATCGCCCGCGGGACGCTTGGCGACAATGGTCCGGTCGACTGGCAGGCGATGCAGAACACCAGCCGGATTCGCGAGGCGATTGCGAAGATCGTTCCCGGCTTTGACAAGATCGCCGACATCGACCGCACGAAGAAAGAATTCCAGCTCGACGGTCGGACGTTCCACACGCCCCGGTTTCCCACAGCCAACGGAAAGGCGCAACTCCAGGTTCACGATTTGCCGGTCCTCGTCGGAGCCCCCGAAGAACTCCGGCTGATGACGATTCGCAGCGAGGGGCAGTTCAACACGGTCGTGTACGAAGATTATGACCTGTACCGAGGAATTGACCGTCGAGACGTCATTCTGATCCATCCCAATGACTTGCAGCGACTTGGGCTCACCGACCGCCAGCGGGTGACGATCACCAGCGACACGGGCCGCATGGACGGCATTGTGGCGGTGGCCTTCGAGCAGATTCGGGCCGGAAATGTGGCCATGTACTACCCGGAATCGAACGTGCTGGTCCCGCGGAGCAGCGATCCCCGATCGCGGACCCCGGCCTTCAAACTGATTCCTGTGCGAGTTGCCGCATCCGCGGCCGTCGCCGCGCGGCCTCTGCCCGTCCTCTCCCGCTGA
- a CDS encoding OmpH family outer membrane protein translates to MRRMGVMLALSGAAMWLSGCGNQGTAPQAATAPKGGMAVVDLDAIAQSLGQTQRIKDAVTMRQNAVNQQLVKLQEGYREQLAAKQSELGEEATEEQKQQLARMTNIAGQQLGAAKQRGEQALTAYSREAISKVAADLRAEIRPICQEIAAKRGLGIVVPKNEGFLLSVDPGVDITAEVLEALKARRPAAPAVAAPAAAAVAAPMPSDDATAAQPAPAGEERQ, encoded by the coding sequence ATGCGACGTATGGGAGTCATGCTGGCTTTGTCCGGCGCCGCAATGTGGTTGTCCGGGTGTGGAAATCAGGGGACCGCTCCGCAGGCCGCCACGGCGCCGAAGGGCGGCATGGCTGTCGTCGATCTGGACGCCATCGCTCAGTCTCTGGGGCAGACCCAGCGAATCAAAGATGCCGTGACCATGCGGCAAAACGCGGTCAATCAGCAGTTGGTCAAGCTGCAGGAAGGCTATCGGGAGCAGCTTGCCGCCAAGCAATCGGAACTGGGCGAAGAAGCCACCGAAGAACAGAAGCAGCAGCTCGCCCGGATGACCAATATCGCGGGGCAGCAGTTGGGGGCCGCAAAGCAGCGTGGCGAGCAGGCGCTGACGGCGTATTCTCGCGAAGCGATCAGCAAAGTGGCCGCCGATCTGCGTGCCGAGATCCGTCCGATCTGCCAGGAAATTGCCGCCAAACGCGGACTCGGGATCGTCGTTCCTAAGAACGAAGGTTTCCTGCTCAGCGTCGACCCCGGCGTGGACATCACTGCGGAAGTTCTCGAAGCCCTCAAGGCTCGTCGTCCTGCGGCTCCAGCAGTCGCAGCTCCGGCTGCTGCCGCAGTTGCCGCTCCGATGCCAAGCGACGACGCCACAGCCGCTCAGCCCGCACCGGCCGGCGAAGAACGTCAGTAG
- a CDS encoding alpha/beta fold hydrolase, whose amino-acid sequence MRIHGSLISGLLLAAWLLPGQLFGQEAAPISRPSAVGSRFWVVSTRDGREVEGGLAPAEFRVWRGSSRGIGGECRLEDLVGSLAPQTPLAVMVHGSFVEWKSVARDAFPTFCWLQGSSPSTPLNVILFSWPSDDTPQMNLAADVNLLGRRAGLQGMYLADLLSRISPEHPVCLIGHSHGGRVVAASLHVLGGGQVEGWRFGGGQFQGHRIRAVLAAAAFDHHWLNPGELYDRVPGRVEKLINLVNQEDLPLVIYPLRSPALSQAVALTGFRPADRRAIGPNAGRLLDIDVTDLIQTRHTWANYYRQPEIAALIRPHVFFDGTDDPEAVQKSLQKLSAGPIRESSAETEIPPGRSK is encoded by the coding sequence ATGCGAATTCATGGCTCGTTGATCAGTGGTCTGCTTCTGGCCGCGTGGCTCTTGCCTGGACAGCTCTTCGGGCAGGAGGCTGCGCCGATTTCGCGGCCATCCGCGGTCGGAAGCCGATTCTGGGTCGTCAGCACTCGTGACGGCCGCGAAGTCGAAGGTGGTCTGGCGCCGGCGGAGTTTCGCGTCTGGCGCGGTTCCTCCCGCGGTATTGGCGGCGAGTGTCGCCTGGAAGACCTTGTCGGGAGTCTTGCTCCGCAGACGCCGCTCGCGGTGATGGTGCATGGCAGTTTCGTCGAGTGGAAATCCGTCGCACGCGACGCCTTCCCCACGTTCTGCTGGTTGCAGGGAAGTTCGCCCTCCACGCCGCTCAATGTGATTCTCTTCAGTTGGCCGAGTGATGACACGCCGCAGATGAATCTGGCGGCCGACGTCAATCTGCTCGGCCGGCGGGCCGGGCTGCAGGGAATGTATCTCGCCGATCTTCTGTCACGGATTTCTCCGGAACATCCCGTCTGTCTGATCGGGCACAGCCACGGCGGGCGAGTCGTCGCCGCTTCCCTGCATGTTCTGGGGGGCGGACAGGTCGAAGGCTGGCGTTTTGGCGGCGGCCAGTTCCAGGGGCATCGCATTCGAGCGGTGCTGGCGGCCGCCGCGTTCGATCATCATTGGCTGAATCCCGGAGAACTCTATGATCGGGTTCCGGGGCGGGTGGAGAAGTTGATCAATCTGGTCAATCAGGAAGACCTGCCGCTCGTGATTTATCCGCTGCGCAGTCCCGCGCTCTCGCAGGCCGTCGCGCTGACGGGCTTCAGGCCCGCTGATCGTCGGGCGATCGGGCCGAATGCCGGCCGGCTGCTCGATATCGACGTCACCGATCTGATTCAGACGCGGCATACCTGGGCGAATTACTATCGCCAGCCGGAGATTGCGGCGCTGATCCGACCGCACGTGTTTTTCGACGGCACCGACGATCCGGAAGCGGTGCAGAAATCGCTGCAGAAGCTTTCGGCCGGGCCGATCCGGGAGTCTTCGGCCGAGACCGAAATCCCACCAGGCCGAAGTAAATAG